One part of the Tunicatimonas pelagia genome encodes these proteins:
- a CDS encoding penicillin-binding protein 1A: MASTQTSKKEVEKKDRTQLYTWLVRGAWFSFISFFILFPLYIYTVSIDFMGLYGGLPSWSALENPKNDVSSELYSADNVQLGKYYRENRSPVTYEELSPNLVNALVATEDIRFTEHSGIDLRGMGRVAWGVFKKAITFGASSLEGGGSTLSQQTAKNLFKTRGENEGPLMKIPGLGMLIIKTKEWILAVKLERYYTKKEILAMYLNTAQFSGSSYGIKVAAKTFFNKPTYDLDVEEAAVLVGMLKAATYYNPARNPNNSMRRRNVVLNQMRKNGFLEQEAYDTLTPQPIVLNYKVESHTEGPATYFRAVIRRWLYRWADEHGYDLDEDGLKIYTTLDSRMQEHAEEAVKTHMSYQQSLFEKHWGKENPWRDEKGKEIKGFIDMLAKRTHRYKGLEKRYGKDHDSISIVMNTPVPTTLFTWEKEDYHLDTIISPIDSIKYTQRFLHAGFMSMDPYSGHIKAWVGGINYEYFKYDHVKQGKRQPGSTFKPFVYAAAVDNGYSPCYEVVDAPVTFSVYTNGEEDTWTPKNADGRYSGDKMTIRRAMAQSINSVTAFVMKRLGPETVVSYAKRMGITSNIEAVPSLSLGGGGDVSVYEMVGAYSTFVNHGTWTEPVFITRIEDKDGNVVYDHPVKTREALSEETAYLMLYMLRGATEEDGGTGRGIPLEIRDGNEVGAKTGTTSNYSDGWFMGVTKDLVSGAWVGGDNRSVHFKTLALGQGARMAMPIWVEYMKRVYDDDRLDYEKGAFERPRTGLSVEIDCDQYGSFGEEADSLEIEDSLRIIDRDEIF, encoded by the coding sequence ATGGCTAGTACTCAAACCTCAAAGAAAGAAGTTGAGAAAAAAGATCGAACCCAACTGTACACTTGGCTTGTGCGTGGGGCTTGGTTTTCGTTTATATCTTTCTTCATTCTATTTCCCCTTTACATCTACACGGTAAGCATCGATTTTATGGGGCTGTACGGCGGGCTACCCAGTTGGTCAGCCCTGGAGAATCCTAAAAATGACGTTTCCTCCGAGCTCTACTCGGCCGATAATGTGCAACTAGGAAAATACTACCGCGAAAACCGTAGCCCGGTGACTTACGAGGAGTTATCACCCAATTTAGTAAATGCACTGGTGGCCACCGAAGATATTCGCTTCACCGAACATAGCGGTATCGATTTGCGAGGTATGGGTCGAGTTGCCTGGGGGGTATTTAAAAAGGCGATCACTTTTGGAGCCAGTAGCCTGGAAGGTGGAGGAAGTACACTGTCGCAGCAAACGGCTAAGAACCTATTTAAAACTCGGGGAGAAAATGAAGGCCCTCTAATGAAAATTCCCGGCTTAGGGATGCTCATCATCAAAACCAAAGAATGGATTTTGGCAGTGAAGCTGGAGCGGTACTATACCAAAAAAGAAATTCTGGCGATGTACCTTAACACCGCCCAATTTAGTGGCAGTTCTTACGGTATTAAAGTAGCGGCTAAAACTTTTTTTAACAAGCCTACTTACGATTTGGATGTAGAAGAGGCTGCCGTACTGGTTGGTATGCTAAAGGCTGCTACTTACTACAATCCGGCCCGAAACCCTAATAACTCTATGCGTCGACGCAATGTGGTGCTGAACCAAATGAGGAAGAATGGCTTTCTGGAACAAGAAGCGTACGATACGTTAACTCCTCAGCCCATTGTGCTCAATTATAAAGTGGAGAGCCATACCGAAGGTCCCGCTACGTACTTTCGGGCGGTAATTCGCCGTTGGCTGTACCGCTGGGCTGATGAGCATGGTTACGATCTGGATGAAGATGGATTGAAAATTTACACTACGCTAGATAGCCGGATGCAAGAGCATGCCGAAGAGGCAGTTAAAACGCATATGAGTTACCAGCAGAGTCTGTTCGAAAAACATTGGGGTAAAGAAAACCCCTGGCGAGACGAAAAAGGTAAAGAGATTAAAGGGTTTATTGATATGCTGGCCAAGCGCACCCATCGCTACAAAGGCCTAGAAAAGAGATACGGTAAAGATCACGATTCCATTAGCATTGTGATGAATACCCCGGTACCCACCACCTTGTTCACTTGGGAGAAAGAAGATTATCATCTGGATACCATCATCAGTCCAATTGATTCTATCAAGTATACCCAACGTTTTCTGCACGCCGGATTTATGTCAATGGACCCATACAGCGGACATATTAAAGCTTGGGTTGGTGGTATTAATTACGAGTACTTTAAGTACGACCACGTAAAGCAGGGAAAGCGCCAGCCTGGTTCCACTTTCAAGCCGTTTGTATACGCCGCAGCGGTCGACAATGGCTATTCACCCTGCTACGAAGTAGTAGATGCTCCAGTAACATTCAGTGTGTATACCAATGGGGAAGAAGATACCTGGACTCCGAAAAATGCTGATGGTCGCTATTCGGGAGATAAAATGACTATTCGGCGAGCCATGGCTCAGTCTATCAATTCGGTAACAGCGTTCGTAATGAAGCGACTCGGGCCAGAAACCGTAGTGAGTTACGCCAAGCGGATGGGGATTACCAGTAATATTGAAGCCGTGCCGAGTTTATCCCTAGGTGGTGGCGGAGATGTATCCGTTTACGAAATGGTGGGTGCCTACAGCACCTTTGTGAATCACGGCACCTGGACTGAACCCGTATTTATTACCCGAATTGAAGATAAAGATGGTAATGTGGTGTACGATCATCCGGTAAAAACGCGGGAAGCCCTAAGTGAAGAAACGGCTTACCTAATGCTGTACATGCTACGGGGAGCCACCGAAGAAGACGGTGGAACCGGACGAGGCATTCCTCTGGAAATCCGAGATGGCAATGAAGTAGGAGCCAAAACCGGAACTACTTCCAATTACTCCGACGGCTGGTTTATGGGCGTAACCAAGGATTTGGTATCAGGAGCTTGGGTAGGTGGCGATAACCGCAGTGTACACTTTAAAACTTTAGCACTGGGGCAAGGTGCTCGAATGGCCATGCCTATCTGGGTAGAATACATGAAGCGGGTGTACGACGATGATCGACTTGACTACGAAAAAGGAGCTTTTGAACGACCTCGTACCGGGTTATCGGTTGAAATTGACTGCGATCAGTACGGTTCTTTTGGCGAAGAAGCTGATTCTTTAGAAATAGAAGATTCCCTACGAATTATTGACCGGGATGAAATTTTCTAA
- a CDS encoding RNA polymerase sigma factor, translating into MEQTYTEDQTLIQRIKDGDETSLIKIYKEYRPAFQQWAQHSYRIDEEQSADAFQDAVVCLYRNIVQGKLESLTSSLKTYLFAIGKNVIRKKLQQPVALESSELGLVESLHADPIDQFATNDRQRLVARLMETIGEPCKSILELFYFRGFSMEAIAERLQYKNENVVKTQKLRCLTSLKSMVRERYQNEDFV; encoded by the coding sequence GTGGAGCAAACGTATACCGAAGATCAAACGCTTATTCAGCGCATCAAAGATGGCGATGAAACTAGCTTAATTAAAATTTATAAAGAATATCGACCGGCTTTTCAGCAGTGGGCGCAGCATAGCTACCGTATTGATGAAGAACAATCGGCCGATGCCTTTCAGGATGCGGTAGTGTGCCTCTACCGAAACATCGTTCAGGGTAAGCTAGAATCACTAACCAGCTCATTAAAGACTTACTTATTTGCCATTGGCAAAAACGTTATCCGTAAGAAGCTACAGCAACCGGTTGCCCTAGAGAGTAGCGAACTAGGTCTGGTAGAAAGCCTCCACGCCGACCCTATTGACCAATTTGCCACCAATGATCGCCAACGCTTGGTAGCTCGACTGATGGAGACCATAGGTGAACCCTGTAAAAGTATTCTGGAGCTGTTCTACTTCCGTGGTTTTAGCATGGAAGCCATTGCGGAACGGTTACAATATAAAAACGAAAACGTAGTAAAAACCCAGAAGCTACGCTGCCTAACCAGTTTGAAAAGCATGGTACGCGAACGGTACCAAAACGAAGATTTTGTTTAA
- a CDS encoding protease inhibitor I42 family protein: MNTTEIILDEQHHNQQVEVAYKDTLLVELSHQPGIGYYWVWQQADSIPNKLKLIGEEVLSEQSRPGGEALQQFCFSAIEKGEYKLNLDLKRHWENSVLRQYSVSLQIK; the protein is encoded by the coding sequence ATGAATACAACTGAAATAATATTAGATGAACAGCATCATAATCAGCAAGTGGAGGTAGCCTACAAAGATACCCTACTGGTAGAGTTATCTCACCAGCCGGGCATCGGCTATTATTGGGTTTGGCAGCAAGCTGATAGTATCCCCAACAAGCTAAAGCTTATCGGCGAAGAGGTTCTGTCTGAACAAAGCAGACCCGGTGGAGAGGCTTTGCAGCAATTTTGCTTCTCAGCAATAGAAAAAGGGGAATACAAACTAAACCTTGATTTGAAGCGACACTGGGAAAATAGCGTGCTTCGGCAGTACTCAGTAAGTTTACAGATCAAATAG
- a CDS encoding C1 family peptidase, whose translation MQKLSKSLFPIIIAFTIIGISFTACEDSSEQISSHYPLLNNPKFEDKYRDRENDNAAEQYPLEVLAQFELPENWQEIAEIQNKYAEIIYELDYERLVDYDYLFKDMCFASRTAFNWRDVGKVTAVRNQGGCGSCWAFAAMGAYESSNMIRNNITADVSEQDVLNCAGAGSCRGGWYDPVFKYMLTNGVASEASEPYLALDDFCSPRLYKPFRAINWGFVTVKREIPSVQELKDALCKYGSLSIAVKATSAFMRYNPADGVFKEEEAGKGINHAITLVGWDDNKNAWLIKNSWGSGWGDNGYMWIDYNTNNVGYAATWVQAQSRFYIPDDYLLEVIRERFEIINPFLHPEEFEKIEG comes from the coding sequence ATGCAAAAGCTAAGTAAATCACTATTTCCCATTATCATTGCTTTTACCATTATTGGAATCAGCTTCACTGCTTGCGAAGATAGCAGCGAACAGATTTCTTCCCATTACCCCTTGCTTAACAATCCTAAATTTGAAGACAAGTACCGTGACCGAGAGAATGATAACGCCGCAGAACAGTATCCTCTAGAAGTGCTGGCGCAATTTGAACTACCGGAAAACTGGCAAGAGATTGCTGAAATCCAGAATAAGTACGCCGAGATTATTTATGAATTGGATTACGAGCGGTTAGTTGACTACGATTACTTATTTAAGGATATGTGTTTTGCCAGCCGTACTGCCTTTAACTGGCGCGATGTGGGTAAGGTAACTGCGGTTCGTAATCAGGGTGGCTGCGGTAGTTGCTGGGCATTTGCCGCTATGGGTGCTTACGAGAGCAGTAATATGATCCGCAATAATATCACCGCTGATGTGTCGGAGCAGGATGTCTTGAACTGTGCAGGCGCAGGAAGTTGCCGCGGTGGCTGGTATGATCCTGTGTTTAAATACATGCTGACAAACGGGGTGGCCAGCGAAGCCAGCGAACCGTATCTAGCACTAGATGACTTCTGTTCTCCTCGACTTTATAAACCTTTCCGAGCCATAAACTGGGGCTTTGTAACGGTAAAACGTGAAATACCTTCGGTACAAGAGCTAAAAGATGCGTTGTGTAAGTATGGTTCATTGTCAATAGCGGTGAAAGCTACTTCCGCTTTTATGCGGTACAATCCGGCTGATGGAGTATTTAAGGAAGAAGAAGCTGGCAAAGGAATAAATCACGCTATAACATTGGTAGGCTGGGATGACAACAAAAACGCTTGGCTTATCAAAAATTCTTGGGGTAGTGGCTGGGGCGACAATGGCTATATGTGGATTGACTACAACACCAACAACGTAGGGTATGCTGCCACCTGGGTGCAAGCTCAAAGCCGGTTTTACATTCCTGATGATTATTTATTGGAGGTTATCAGAGAACGCTTTGAAATTATTAACCCGTTTCTTCATCCTGAAGAATTTGAAAAGATTGAGGGATAA
- a CDS encoding PorP/SprF family type IX secretion system membrane protein: MIRTFLLLFFLLSALHSFAQNPLFTQYQLAPVNTNPAWAAASPDWWVVAHYRRQNFDGGYIFQSSQLTVTRPLLQGKRRYGGVGISVLDDNTGESGWYRFQRLGALLAHDISLSRYQRLSLGVQAHYQIKRISTENIRTGSQFRPGQGFDPALGSGENMNDLQANYLSLGTGVLWYALDRHENTTFYAGISWLDLNRPDESFFGDAQPLPSTLSLQSGLRAYQKNRFTLFPELLLLHQAGVSILNVGSRFSYELRNAFGIADSAPRVDFIPRYTLNRSLALALQWHQSNYTLGVSFDTGASSHRANPLRSAFEVALAWHQPVTPKNKNKRKRRKKRKSSRRNRSTEKISVAIPLLTSLPPASFTDSVREFSVTRVVVPLSSNDFRGRIETSTLNLFIEFPFGQTSVGEESRSSLQAIARFLRQNSNLIVTLTGHTDNVGSREGNQRLSLARANAVRQFLLNYQIDYQRIKVGGRGEEEPLYPNADEVLRAKNRRVEISFSH, encoded by the coding sequence ATGATTCGCACTTTTCTGCTACTTTTCTTTTTACTCAGCGCACTTCACTCCTTTGCCCAAAACCCATTATTCACCCAGTACCAACTGGCTCCGGTTAATACAAACCCGGCTTGGGCAGCAGCTTCACCCGACTGGTGGGTTGTGGCTCACTATCGCCGTCAGAATTTTGATGGTGGGTATATTTTTCAATCTTCTCAACTTACAGTAACCCGTCCGCTACTACAGGGCAAACGTCGGTACGGGGGCGTAGGTATTTCGGTACTGGATGATAACACCGGCGAATCGGGTTGGTACCGTTTTCAGCGGTTGGGGGCTTTATTGGCGCACGACATTTCGCTTTCTCGGTATCAGCGACTCAGTTTAGGGGTTCAGGCTCATTATCAGATCAAGCGAATCTCTACTGAAAATATTCGTACCGGTAGCCAGTTTCGCCCCGGCCAGGGTTTTGACCCAGCACTAGGCTCGGGCGAAAACATGAATGATCTACAAGCCAACTACCTCTCTCTAGGAACCGGAGTGCTGTGGTACGCTCTAGATCGCCACGAAAATACTACGTTCTATGCCGGAATAAGCTGGTTGGATCTTAACCGACCGGATGAGTCATTTTTTGGCGATGCCCAGCCGTTGCCGTCTACATTGAGTTTACAAAGCGGTTTGCGGGCGTACCAAAAAAATCGCTTTACGCTGTTTCCTGAGTTGTTACTGCTGCACCAGGCTGGGGTGAGCATTTTGAACGTAGGCAGTCGCTTCTCCTACGAACTAAGGAATGCCTTTGGAATTGCTGATAGTGCGCCTCGAGTTGATTTTATTCCTCGCTACACCCTCAATCGTAGCTTAGCTTTAGCCCTACAGTGGCATCAGTCCAACTACACACTGGGAGTGAGCTTTGATACGGGAGCAAGTAGCCACCGGGCTAATCCGTTGCGAAGTGCGTTTGAAGTTGCATTGGCTTGGCATCAGCCCGTAACCCCCAAAAATAAAAACAAGCGAAAACGCCGTAAGAAACGCAAATCCAGTCGCCGGAACCGCTCAACAGAAAAAATATCCGTAGCCATACCTTTACTTACCTCACTACCGCCCGCTTCGTTTACCGATTCAGTGAGAGAATTTTCAGTAACTCGTGTAGTGGTGCCTTTATCTTCGAATGATTTTCGGGGTAGAATAGAAACATCTACCCTTAATTTATTTATTGAGTTTCCTTTCGGTCAGACTTCCGTAGGGGAAGAATCGCGAAGTTCCCTACAAGCTATCGCGCGCTTTCTACGGCAGAACTCAAATTTAATAGTAACCCTCACCGGGCATACCGATAATGTTGGTAGTCGAGAAGGTAATCAGCGGTTATCGCTAGCCCGAGCGAATGCAGTTCGTCAATTTTTACTGAATTACCAAATTGATTATCAGCGAATTAAAGTAGGAGGAAGGGGAGAAGAAGAGCCTTTGTACCCTAACGCTGACGAAGTGCTTCGAGCTAAGAATCGGCGAGTAGAAATCAGCTTTTCTCATTGA